The following coding sequences lie in one Spirosoma sp. KUDC1026 genomic window:
- a CDS encoding iron chaperone, whose translation MNKETKTVDDYIASFSQEVRERLQRIRQLIKDNAPQAKESIAYGIAAYKINKKPLVYFGGFNNHISFHATPVGHEQFKDKLSVYKQGKGSVQFPHSEPLPVELIVKIIKFRVAENA comes from the coding sequence ATGAATAAAGAAACAAAAACGGTTGACGATTACATTGCCAGTTTCTCGCAAGAAGTCAGAGAGAGACTTCAACGTATTCGTCAGCTAATAAAAGACAACGCCCCGCAAGCTAAAGAGAGCATTGCCTATGGGATAGCTGCCTATAAGATCAACAAAAAACCGTTGGTCTATTTCGGTGGCTTCAATAACCATATAAGTTTTCATGCCACCCCAGTCGGCCATGAGCAGTTTAAAGATAAGCTCTCTGTCTATAAACAAGGTAAAGGTTCTGTGCAGTTTCCACATAGCGAACCTTTGCCAGTGGAATTGATTGTTAAAATTATAAAATTTAGAGTGGCAGAAAACGCCTAA
- a CDS encoding type II toxin-antitoxin system VapC family toxin, producing the protein MTSSLLNSFVLVDTGVMSRFFLNKPQIVKAYNELVITAVPVISASIYIELMRWLVNIRGRATDPITKSEFDAIRKQLDKYVQLNHGDCIEIAVETCRLYPDTGLGDCFTIGVGLFFDIPIFTLNQKHFDRVPGARLYQPSNSDLLETN; encoded by the coding sequence ATGACCAGTTCCTTACTAAATTCGTTTGTGCTGGTGGATACGGGCGTGATGAGTCGTTTTTTCCTGAATAAGCCACAAATTGTCAAAGCCTATAATGAACTGGTGATTACAGCTGTACCAGTTATATCAGCCAGCATTTACATCGAGTTGATGCGGTGGCTAGTCAATATCCGGGGCCGTGCCACTGACCCAATTACGAAGAGTGAGTTTGACGCTATCCGAAAACAGTTGGATAAATACGTGCAGTTAAATCACGGCGACTGCATTGAGATCGCTGTAGAAACCTGTCGACTTTATCCGGACACGGGATTGGGCGACTGTTTTACTATTGGAGTCGGTCTATTTTTTGACATTCCTATTTTTACGCTCAATCAGAAGCACTTTGACCGAGTGCCGGGAGCCCGGCTTTATCAGCCTTCTAACTCCGACCTTTTGGAAACCAATTGA
- a CDS encoding SDR family NAD(P)-dependent oxidoreductase, whose amino-acid sequence MSKTIFITGASRGFGQLWTKAFLQQGYKVAATARNLTSLDELKAQYGDQLLPIQLDVTDRGAAIWAVQQAYKEFDRLDVLINNAGYGLFGSVEETSEQQARDLMETNFFGLLWLTQAVLPIMRKQSSGHIIQVSSVLGLITWPNVGLYNASKFAVEGLSETLASEVKGFGINVSLVEPGPYATDYAGSSAVITQPLSAYAPLKASLQANYATLSMGQPEATAAAVLQLIESEQPPLRLLLGKLAYPLVKQAYNSRFAEWDTWAEVTMAAHEG is encoded by the coding sequence ATGAGCAAAACAATTTTTATTACCGGAGCGTCGCGAGGGTTTGGCCAACTGTGGACTAAAGCCTTTCTACAACAAGGGTATAAGGTAGCTGCCACCGCCCGAAACCTAACCAGTCTAGATGAGTTGAAGGCTCAGTATGGTGACCAACTGCTGCCCATTCAATTGGACGTGACCGACCGGGGGGCGGCTATTTGGGCAGTGCAACAAGCCTATAAGGAGTTTGATCGCCTTGACGTGCTGATCAACAACGCGGGTTATGGCTTATTTGGCAGCGTGGAAGAAACATCAGAACAACAGGCCCGCGACCTGATGGAAACCAATTTCTTTGGTTTGCTTTGGCTTACCCAGGCTGTCTTGCCGATTATGCGCAAGCAAAGCAGTGGCCACATCATTCAGGTATCGAGTGTACTCGGACTGATCACCTGGCCAAATGTAGGTCTGTACAATGCCTCCAAATTTGCCGTTGAAGGCTTAAGTGAAACGTTGGCCTCGGAAGTAAAAGGGTTTGGTATCAACGTCAGCCTAGTAGAACCCGGCCCGTATGCCACCGACTACGCCGGTTCCTCGGCTGTAATTACTCAACCCCTATCCGCTTACGCTCCCTTAAAGGCGAGTCTGCAGGCCAACTATGCCACCCTCTCTATGGGCCAGCCTGAAGCCACCGCCGCTGCGGTGCTCCAATTAATCGAAAGTGAACAGCCTCCACTACGGCTCCTGCTTGGCAAACTAGCTTACCCCTTGGTTAAACAGGCATACAACAGCCGGTTTGCTGAGTGGGACACTTGGGCCGAGGTCACCATGGCCGCCCATGAGGGTTAA